Proteins from a single region of Mytilus trossulus isolate FHL-02 chromosome 2, PNRI_Mtr1.1.1.hap1, whole genome shotgun sequence:
- the LOC134705617 gene encoding uncharacterized protein LOC134705617 has product MVVFLILIHLWFSYFARNCEAIKTVNSCKCDLEDGQVIDLSKLAKKDGSARFVDIHDGLGSDTFSYNPCKGFIQGSCSDVAVCQTRGTDNYNAGDQKGAVCFQDNTGISIVYTSDSPVMTENVKRTTVLYLTCDSSTEGDLQVQGEITESTYLMTLTSKYACPFTPSLLSAGSILIIV; this is encoded by the exons ATGGttgtattcttaattttgaTACACTTGTGGTTTTCATATTTCGCCCGTAATTGTGAGGCAATAAAAACTGTGAATTCTTGTAAATGTGATTTAGAAGACGGACAAGTAATCGATCTCTCTAAATTGGCCAAGAAAGACGGATCAGCAAG ATTTGTTGATATTCATGATGGTCTTGGTTCTGATACGTTTTCGTACAATCCATGTAAAGGATTTATTCAAGGATCTTGCAGTGATGTTGCG GTATGTCAAACCAGAGGTACAGATAATTATAATGCTGGGGACCAAAAAGGAGCTGTTTGTTTTCAGGATAATACAGGAATATCCATCGTTTATACATCCGATTCGCCAGTTATGACAGAAAATGTAAAAAG aaCAACAGTGCTTTATCTAACGTGCGATAGCAGCACAGAGGGTGACCTCCAGGTACAAGGAGAAATCACAGAGTCAACATAT CTGATGACATTAACAAGTAAATATGCATGTCCGTTTACACCATCCTTACTGTCGGCTGGGTCCATTCTTATCATTGTGTAA
- the LOC134706558 gene encoding protein yellow-like has translation MANYLAFLFYFQAFGIFTALCSVKPNIVYEWETVDLVWPNSSVKDEYIQSKKFIPENNAINGIKMYKDSIYLTIPKLKDGVPFSLVKVQNDTSKNPLLSPYPNWDIHLEGDCSKMRLIQSMEIDPYTGYMWIIDTSFVPRASINIADQCPSKIIIWDLENDVEIHRHTFPSSVTGPGMFYLNDIVLDFNRNKTARWAYISDTLGHRLIVYDRELDISYAFSHPSMKPVQEYASITIGNVTNVYSPLGINGIAMSSDLKNVYYCPLAGVGLYRIPTALLRKSSSSDSDFSREVIHVGNKMFQSDGIYYGRKHNLYYSTLGPRSVYQWSMTPISDNVKPGRQTVIAQDDMIEWVDSFAFDESGYLWFVSNNLNTHFSNDTVKGSSNFFVWKLFVDDSSYLRFSDDTSSAASCSLDFFVCMLILLCSFNFW, from the coding sequence ATGGCAAACTATCTAGcgttcttgttttattttcaagctTTTGGAATATTTACTGCGCTATGCTCTGTTAAACCAAACATTGTTTACGAATGGGAGACCGTGGATTTAGTGTGGCCTAATTCCTCAGTTAAAGATGAATATATACAAAGCAAGAAATTTATCCCTGAAAACAATGCAATTAATGgaataaaaatgtacaaggATAGTATCTACTTGACAATTCCAAAGCTTAAAGATGGCGTGCCGTTTTCGTTGGTAAAAGTTCAGAATGATACATCTAAGAATCCGCTACTTAGTCCATACCCTAATTGGGATATTCATCTTGAAGGGGATTGCTCAAAGATGCGATTAATTCAAAGTATGGAGATTGATCCTTATACAGGATATATGTGGATCATAGATACAAGCTTTGTTCCGCGTGCCAGTATTAACATTGCTGATCAGTGTCCTAGTAAAATCATTATTTGGGACCTGGAAAATGACGTCGAAATCCACCGACACACATTCCCTTCTTCTGTTACTGGGCCaggtatgttttatttgaatgacATCGTTCTTGActtcaatagaaataaaacagcaAGATGGGCATACATATCAGACACCTTAGGGCATAGATTAATTGTTTACGACAGGGAACTTGACATTTCTTATGCATTTAGTCATCCATCAATGAAACCAGTACAAGAATATGCCAGTATAACAATAGGTAACGTCACGAACGTTTACTCCCCTCTTGGAATAAATGGCATTGCAATGTCATCTGATCTTAAAAACGTTTATTATTGCCCTCTAGCTGGAGTCGGTTTATACCGGATCCCAACAGCTTTATTACGCAAAAGCTCATCTTCGGATTCTGATTTCTCAAGAGAGGTAATTCATGTGGGAAACAAAATGTTTCAGAGTGATGGAATATATTACGGTAGGAAACATAACCTGTATTATTCCACATTGGGACCAAGAAGTGTTTACCAGTGGTCGATGACACCAATATCTGACAACGTCAAACCTGGCAGACAGACAGTGATTGCTCAGGACGATATGATCGAATGGGTTGATTCCTTTGCTTTTGATGAAAGTGGCTATTTATGGTTTGTTTCTAACAACTTGAATACGCACTTTTCAAACGATACAGTCAAGGGCTCGTCGAATTTCTTCGTTTGGAAACTCTTTGTCGACGACAGCAGTTACTTGAGATTTTCCGATGATACTAGCTCAGCTGCATCATGTTCCCttgacttttttgtttgtatgctTATATTGTTGTGTTCTTTTAACTTCTGGTAA